One Candidatus Binatia bacterium genomic window, CAGCTATGCCGGGCTGCAGGAGTCGAACCTCGCGCACGTCTGTCGGGGTGCACCCGAGCCGCGAATCGGTCACGTTGAGGCAGAGAGCGACATGGAAGGTGCACGACCTATCGCCCGCCGGCCCGAAGTCACAGCTCGGTTCGCCGTCATGGCACCACAGTTGATTCCGCGGCATCGCGCCGCGACCGCGCGTGGGCTCCTCGGGTGTCCACCACTCCATCATACAGTTCGTAGCCGCACGGCCGCTGCCGGGAATGAGGCACGCCGCGCTATCTGACCCGCAGCTCTGCCCCGTCTCATCGCACCGCGGGGCGCACGCAACAACCACGCACGGATCGCCGCTGTGCACGGCGCACACTCCTGCGTCGCACGTGTCCACCCCGTTGCAGAATATTCCGTCATCACATGCGGTGCCGTCTAGCTGCACCAACCGGCAGTCCGATGAGCAGCAGTCCGCGTCGTCGGCGTTGCCATCATCGCACTGCTCGCCAGCCGTAACGATCCAGTTGCCGCACCCAGTCAGCGTGCAGTTCGCATCGCAGCCATCGCCGTTCACGCGATTCTCATCGTCGCATCTCTCGCCGTCCTCAAGGATGCCATTCCCACACTCGCCGTACGTGCTCGTTCGCCGGTTGTCATGAAGAGCCGTGGGCCAGTCCATGGAACCCGTTACGCCGGAGTTCGGCAGCTCGATGACGTACAGGAGGCCGGACTCCGGGGCCGCAGCGAGATCGAGCTTCCCGTCGCCGTCAATATCGTCGACGCTAACGTGCTGGAAATTGAGCGACATATACATGGCAGACGGCCACCGGTACAGATCGATCGGCCAACCGGGGAGCGGGGTCGCGTCTGAACGGTAGCCTTCCACGCCGTTTTCATAATGGACATTCATATGGCGGAGGGCGAGCAGATCGGTGACCTGATCGCCGTCGACATCCGCGGCGGTCGGCGAGTGAATCGGAAAGTCTGCTGCCCTGGGCCAACCAGGCAGCGGCGTACCGTCCGCTTTCCAGGCGAAGATCCGCCTCTTCAGATACTCGCTGGCGACGATCTCGAGCTGTGGGTCACCATCGAGGTTGCAGAGCACCGGTTCCGTTCCCGTCGCTAGTTCCGCACCCGCCGACCATTGCCGCAGGAGCCTCGCGTGCCCGTCGAGGATACCCACCTCGCCGGCCCACGTCGCGTACACGATCTCGCGCGGACCGTCCCCGTCGATGTCTCCTATGCTCACGTTGACGCTGCGTCCGTACTGCTGCGGGAACGTGTAGGATGATAGTAAGGCACCGCTGGAGCTGAAGACCTTGATCGTTGTATCGTAATCCCCGTTGCTGGTAGGCACCACTATCTCTGAGCCGATTTTGGTGGGATCGATGTCGGCGGCGGAGAGGTTGGAACTGGCCTGCTGATTGCCGAGATTGACCGGAAAACCTGGGCGTAGTGAACCGTTATGGGCCCAGACGTAGAGGAACGCTGGCGCACCCTTCGTCAGGCCGATGATTTCCAGATCACCGTTCCAGTCGAGGTCGGCCAGGACGATCGGGGCGACGAAGTTCTTGTCCTGTTCTTTGGGCCAGCCCGGCAACTGCGACCCGGTATGATCCAGGGCATGCACGCCCCCTCTGGTGCTCAGGAAGATCTCCAGCCTCCCGTTGTGGTCAATATCTCCGATGGCGGGCGGAGAGAACCGATCGTTGGCGACGCCCAGCCAGACGGGCCAGCCGGGCATCAGCGTCCCATCGTGGCGGAGTACGTAGAGGCTTCCGGACACGGTCGGGGCAACGACCTCTTTAAACCCATCATGATCGATGTCCGCGAAAGACGGGTTCGTAAACACCTCGGCGAAGTACCCGGTGTCGAACAGCCACCCATCCCGCAGCACCGGATCCACCCGCACCAGAACCCGGTCCTCATAGGCAAGCCCCACCGTATCCGTCACCACCAGCCGAACGGTGTAGTTGCCGATAGGCACGGTCGACGTATCCCATGAGCAGAGAAGCCCATCTTCCACGAAAGCCGCTGACTCACACACGGGTGTATACGAGACCGGGTCCTCGCCTGCGCCGAACTCGACC contains:
- a CDS encoding S8 family serine peptidase, with the translated sequence MAKEHLPDLSAFYRIRFSARAAGELASIVAQYRDDPNVEHAELVPIYKVQLVPNDPYFSSSGSWGQPYADMWGLTKLVIEPAWDLALAGSRNTVVVAVVDTGADYEHPDLAANMWVSPAEIPGNGVDDDGNGYIDDHHGFNFVARTGDPRDDHGHGSHLAGTIAAVTNNGIGIAGIALDARIMALKGLDKHGEGNAADLAEAIQYAADNGADVQNFSWGGLGTPRVLLDAVKYAHALGCVLVAAAGNERSDASYFSPASMKEVITVSSTDQNDVKSVFSNYGAKIDVAAPGGGSGSGGPPFPDINVLSLLAAGTDMYCPWNPSDCGVMIVGSQYFRARGTSMAAPHVSGVAALVLSTRPELNNEQLRQVLRLGSDDLSYVENDCAYASFGMCVTDQQCYWRDPQGSYCMACYFPDNGECCQAMPGCSWDDTYLRCWSQAGQCIATIPSYGQGRDPQTGYGRINAYRSLQQGTPCTVWIASPHPHAFLHGTIDIRGTASGGNFQSFRVEFGAGEDPVSYTPVCESAAFVEDGLLCSWDTSTVPIGNYTVRLVVTDTVGLAYEDRVLVRVDPVLRDGWLFDTGYFAEVFTNPSFADIDHDGFKEVVAPTVSGSLYVLRHDGTLMPGWPVWLGVANDRFSPPAIGDIDHNGRLEIFLSTRGGVHALDHTGSQLPGWPKEQDKNFVAPIVLADLDWNGDLEIIGLTKGAPAFLYVWAHNGSLRPGFPVNLGNQQASSNLSAADIDPTKIGSEIVVPTSNGDYDTTIKVFSSSGALLSSYTFPQQYGRSVNVSIGDIDGDGPREIVYATWAGEVGILDGHARLLRQWSAGAELATGTEPVLCNLDGDPQLEIVASEYLKRRIFAWKADGTPLPGWPRAADFPIHSPTAADVDGDQVTDLLALRHMNVHYENGVEGYRSDATPLPGWPIDLYRWPSAMYMSLNFQHVSVDDIDGDGKLDLAAAPESGLLYVIELPNSGVTGSMDWPTALHDNRRTSTYGECGNGILEDGERCDDENRVNGDGCDANCTLTGCGNWIVTAGEQCDDGNADDADCCSSDCRLVQLDGTACDDGIFCNGVDTCDAGVCAVHSGDPCVVVACAPRCDETGQSCGSDSAACLIPGSGRAATNCMMEWWTPEEPTRGRGAMPRNQLWCHDGEPSCDFGPAGDRSCTFHVALCLNVTDSRLGCTPTDVREVRLLQPGIAAQQTDGLNRDALEGLLQGIGGTTAQGVCADHRTPPRSCSVNADCDSAPAAGDGRCRGMVEFEPPLSARRCTQFADIRVPSRANGRLPGHKSLRLMARSSDSRRFDTDKLTLVCRP